The window GGTGGCACCGGCGCCGAGGACCCAGCGCCTGCTGAACGTGCGGCCGCCCAGGCCTCCGCCCGTGGGCTGCCCGCCGTTGGACCGCCCGCTGATCGACTCCATGACAGCACCTCTTCTTCTCCGACTCGCTCGCCACCGGGGCGCCGCGACCCGCGCCGGGAGCACGGCCGCACTCGGCCCTCCCCGGGCCTGCGCGCGCTCGTACTCCCGACGCGGACGCGCCCCCTTCGGCTCGCTCGCGTCACGAATGTTTCGGGTGGTAGTTCGAATGTTCCGGGAACGTATGGCGGTCCAGGGGCTTCGTCAAGGGGTTGCGCAGGGATACGATCCCGTTCATGACTCGCCCGAATCCCGCTGTAGCCCAGTCAGCGACACTCGCCGAGATCGCCCGCGAGGCGGGAGTCTCGGCCCCGACTGTTTCGAAGGTGCTCAACGGCCGTGCCGACGTGGCCCCGGCGACCCGCACCCGGGTCGAGGACCTGCTGCGCCACCACGGCTACCGGCGCCGCCGGGCCGAGGCGTCCCGGTCGCCCCTCATCGACCTGGTCTTCCACGAGTTGGAGAGCGCGTGGGCGATGGAGGTCATCCGGGGCGTGGAGAACGTGGCGCGGGACGAGGGCCTGAGCGTCGTCCTGTCCGAGAGCGCGGGCCGGCTCACGCCCGGGCGCACCTGGGCCGACCAGGTCGCCGCGCGCCGCCCGCACGGAGTCGTCCTCGTCCTCAATGGGCTCGACGAGTCCCAGCGGGCGCTGCTGACCAGCCGCTCCATCCCGTTCGTGGTGGTCGACCCGGCGGGCGACCCCGGCGACGACGTGCCGTCCGTCGGCGCCACCAACTGGCAGGGCGGGCTTGCCGCGACCCGGCATCTGGCAGACCTCGGCCACCGGCGCATCGCCGTGATCAGCGGGCCCTCGCGGATGATGTGCAGCCGGGCCAGGCTCGACGGCTACCGGGCGGCCCTGGACACGGCCGGACTGCCGGTCGACCCGGCGCTCGTGCGCACCGGCGACTTCCACCACGAGAGCGGCTACCGGGAGGGGCTGGCGCTGCTGAAACTGCCGGACCGCCCGACCGCCGTGTTCGCGGGCAACGACCTCCAGGCCCTCGGCCTGTACGAGGCCGCACGCGAACTGGGTCTGCGCGTCCCGGAGGACCTCAGCATCGTCGGCTTCGACGACCTGCCGGTGG of the Streptomyces aurantiacus genome contains:
- a CDS encoding LacI family DNA-binding transcriptional regulator, whose protein sequence is MTRPNPAVAQSATLAEIAREAGVSAPTVSKVLNGRADVAPATRTRVEDLLRHHGYRRRRAEASRSPLIDLVFHELESAWAMEVIRGVENVARDEGLSVVLSESAGRLTPGRTWADQVAARRPHGVVLVLNGLDESQRALLTSRSIPFVVVDPAGDPGDDVPSVGATNWQGGLAATRHLADLGHRRIAVISGPSRMMCSRARLDGYRAALDTAGLPVDPALVRTGDFHHESGYREGLALLKLPDRPTAVFAGNDLQALGLYEAARELGLRVPEDLSIVGFDDLPVARWVGPPLTTVRQPLTEMAEAAARLVLDLGRAERPSTATRVELATSLVVRSSTAEPS